A genomic region of Epinephelus moara isolate mb chromosome 23, YSFRI_EMoa_1.0, whole genome shotgun sequence contains the following coding sequences:
- the LOC126385233 gene encoding methionine aminopeptidase 2-like: MADVVAEQVSDQNPVPDRELNGEAEDREEADPVGETAKKKKKKKKKNKSATTGPEAEADEVAEVTKQLEKQAIEDKEKEEDGEEDGDDGENSAGKKKKKKKKKKGPKSQTDPPSVPICELYPSGVFPIGQECEYPTLQDGRSAAWRTTNEEKRVLDKANEEVWNDFRQAAEAHRQVRQHVRGFMKPGMTMIEICERLEDCSRKLIKEDRLNAGLAFPTGCSLNHCAAHYTPNAGDTTVLQYDDVCKIDFGTHINGRIIDCAFTVTFNPKYDKLLEAVRDATNTGIKNAGIDVRLCDVGEAIQEVMESYEVELDGKTYQVKPIRNLNGHSIGQYRIHAGKTVPIVKGGEATKMEEGEVYAIETFGSTGKGVVHDDMECSHYMKNFDVGHVPIRLPRAKHLLNVINENFGTLAFCRRWLDRLGESKYLMALKNLCDLGIVDPYPPLCDTKGCYTAQFEHTILLRPTCKEVVSRGDDY, encoded by the exons ATGGCGGACGTGGTTGCGGAGCAGGTATCGGACCAGAATCCAGTCCCGGACCGGGAGCTGAACGGGGAGGCGGAGGACAGAGAAGAGGCTGACCCCGTGGGAGAGACGgcgaaaaagaagaagaaaaagaagaagaagaacaagtcGGCAACGACAG GCCCTGAGGCTGAGGCTGACGAGGTTGCCGAAGTGACCAAACAGCTGGAGAAGCAGGCGATAGAAgacaaagagaaggaggaggatggCGAGGAAG ATGGAGATGACGGAGAAAACTCGGCagggaaaaagaagaagaagaaaaagaagaagaaaggac cCAAATCTCAGACCGATCCTCCATCTGTGCCCATCTGTGAGTTATACCCAAGTGGAGTGTTCCCCATCGGACAGGAGTGTGAATACCCCACCTTACAGGATGG TCGCAGTGCAGCGTGGCGTACAACCAACGAGGAGAAGCGGGTGCTGGATAAAGCCAACGAGGAGGTGTGGAACGACTTCAGACAGGCAGCCGAGGCCCACAGACAGGTCCGCCAGCACGTTCGCGGCTTCATGAAACCCGGCATGACCATGATTGAAATCTG TGAGCGGTTGGAGGACTGTTCTCGTAAGCTGATAAAGGAGGACCGGCTGAACGCTGGCCTGGCCTTCCCCACCGGCTGCTCTCTGAACCATTGTGCTGCCCACTACACTCCCAACGCCGGAGACACCACCGTCCTGCAGTACGACGACGTCTGCAAGATCGACTTCGGCACGCACATCAACG GGCGAATCATTGACTGTGCCTTCACTGTCACATTTAATCCAAAGTATGACAAGCTGCTGGAGGCTGTGAGAGACGCCACCAATACTGGAATCAAA AACGCCGGCATTGATGTGCGTCTGTGTGATGTTGGAGAGGCGATTCAGGAAGTGATGGAGTCCTACGAGGTCGAGCTTGATGGCAAAACATACCAAG TGAAGCCAATCCGAAACCTGAACGGCCATTCAATCGGTCAGTACAGAATACATGCTGGTAAGACTGTGCCCATCGTTAAAGGAGGAGAAGCAACGAAAATGGAG GAGGGAGAAGTTTACGCCATTGAGACATTTGGCAGCACAGGTAAAGGTGTGGTGCACGACGACATGGAGTGCTCTCACTACATGAAAAACTTTGACGTCGGCCACGTCCCCATCAG GCTGCCCAGAGCGAAGCACCTGCTAAACGTTATCAACGAGAACTTTGGCACGTTGGCGTTCTGCCGGCGCTGGCTGGACCGTCTGGGCGAGAGCAAATACCTGATGGCCCTGAAAAACCTGTGCGACCTGGGCATCGTGGACCCCTACCCTCCCCTCTGCGACACCAAGGGCTGCTACACCGCTCAGTTCGAGCACACCATCCTGCTCAGGCCCACCTGCAAGGAGGTGGTGAGCCGGGGAGATGACTACTGA